Proteins encoded by one window of Salvia splendens isolate huo1 chromosome 5, SspV2, whole genome shotgun sequence:
- the LOC121802208 gene encoding sm-like protein LSM5 yields MSSNNPSQLLPSELIDRCIGSKIWVIMKGDKELVGTLRGFDVYVNMVLEDVTEYEITSEGRRITKLDQILLNGNNIAILVPGGSPDPE; encoded by the exons ATGTCTTCTAACAATCCATCGCAGCTCCTCCCATCAG AGTTGATTGACCGATGCATCGGGTCGAAAATATGGGTGATAATGAAGGGAGACAAGGAGCTGGTGGGTACCCTCCGCGGATTCGATGTGTATGTTAATATGGTGTTGGAAGATGTTACTGAATA TGAGATCACTTCTGAAGGACGCCGCATTACAAAACTTGACCAAATCTTGCTCAACGGCAACAACATTGCCATA TTGGTTCCCGGTGGCTCACCAGACCCAGAATAA
- the LOC121805075 gene encoding uncharacterized protein LOC121805075 isoform X1: MDHMDIDEILEVPDTPDRLAKNGANGKNGAKTENQRSSMPRRELMFPEEGSRDQPMIIDSGSRGLSLRPPKRPSIPKNSQFPNTSVSISLESSPSSRNSNLYRKGVAEKKPGYPTHDSMHKRMESVRPSHPSKSSSSFHDDDILELSEWSLHRPARKNASPSAIPGNNRTDFQKRSDLPNGTSSNDLSNLTNICCNGSEEKKKPSRGGLGINLGERVGSVGINKKKTENGGISSDPIALPRVSKQKRLVRNGCISPNNIAKAKQLVGNGVNSSVVVGHNTGPVAIDHNIGSRSSNPVPVSIDIRDLVAEDDYSNSRKGKRVISHPCSSRRLDLETKDLLGRNSVNPSEKAVESVDYNCDAGKSIEESAGWRSTRNRPRGMNDISSNDKEKNLNKEWVTPRLSFQQHETRSDRRGRGINLANCDNDSSFISSEHFHAQSVKESVSHPRARMGRLNEPHSAAGMLIKRQKQGSGFSSSGECSTSVSDNLDFVSLSSPAEAANLRSSSNANMPPVIEVDESSPQPPHDTGDDNARARQLEADELMARQLQEQLYNEMPAFGFQETDEHVALALQRQEGPSHGHSRGRAPVFDVRSMSNLFRQSASRSSSNAPRRGYVARSPPSGRMTRQRGRFPGQPRTLSSSRQGNSMFPPDMDIDMRMEILGALEEFSDMGMNASILHSNRDFNENDYEMLLALDDNNSQGGASGHQINGLPQSTVQTDHEEACAVCLETPTTGEKIRHLPCLHKFHKDCIDPWLRRRSSCPVCKSSIT, encoded by the exons ATGGATCATATGGACATCGATGAGATACTTGAGGTTCCCGACACTCCTGATAGATTAGCTAAAAATGGAGCCAATGGGAAGAATGGTGCTAAAACTGAAAATCAGCGGTCATCAATGCCCCGTCGTGAGCTGATGTTTCCTGAAGAGGGTTCTAGAGATCAGCCAATGATCATTGACAGTGGAAGCCGAGGGTTGTCTTTGCGTCCTCCAAAACGTCCTAGCATCCCCAAGAATTCTCAGTTTCCCAATACGTCTGTGTCCATTTCCTTGGAAAGTTCACCATCATCTAGAAACAGTAACCTATACAGAAAAGGTGTGGCTGAGAAGAAACCCGGTTACCCTACCCATGATTCCATGCATAAACGTATGGAGTCCGTGAGACCATCACATCCTTCAAAATCTTCCTCATCTTTTCATGATGATGACATCTTAGAGCTATCAGAGTGGAGTTTGCATCGACCTGCTCGTAAGAATGCTTCCCCAAGTGCTATACCTGGAAACAATCGAACTGACTTCCAAAAGAGATCAGATTTACCTAATGGAACTTCTTCAAATGACCTATCAAATTTGACGAACATATGCTGTAATGGCAGTGAGGAGAAAAAGAAACCTAGCAGAGGTGGTCTGGGTATTAATTTGGGTGAAAGAGTGGGGTCTGTTGGtattaataagaaaaaaacTGAGAATGGTGGTATTTCTTCTGATCCTATTGCGCTGCCAAGAGTAAGTAAGCAAAAGAGATTGGTAAGAAATGGGTGTATATCTCCCAATAACATAGCTAAGGCTAAACAGTTGGTTGGCAATGGTGTTAACAGCTCTGTAGTTGTTGGACATAATACTGGCCCTGTAGCTATTGATCATAATATTGGCTCTAGGTCATCTAATCCAGTACCCGTTTCAATTGATATAAGGGATTTGGTTGCTGAAGATGATTATTCTAACTCACGAAAGGGAAAAAGGGTGATAAGTCACCCTTGTTCGTCCAGGAGACTTGATTTGGAAACCAAGGATTTGCTTGGCAG GAACTCCGTGAATCCCAGTGAGAAGGCTGTAGAATCGGTTGATTACAATTGTGACGCAGGTAAAAGCATTGAAGAATCAGCTGGATGGAGGAGTACGCGTAATCGGCCTAGAGGAATGAATGATATATCATCCAATGATAAggaaaaaaatttgaataagGAGTGGGTGACCCCAAGATTGTCATTTCAGCAACATGAgactagatcagatagaagaggaAGAGGCATAAATCTTGCTAATTGTGACAATGACTCAAGTTTCATCTCGTCCGAGCATTTTCATGCTCAATCTGTAAAGGAATCAGTATCCCATCCTAGAGCTCGAATGGGACGACTAAATGAGCCTCATTCTGCTGCAGGCATGCTTATTAAAAGGCAGAAGCAGGGATCTGGCTTCAGTAGTTCTGGTGAATGTTCCACATCAGTCTCCGACAATCTAGATTTTGTTTCGCTTAGTTCACCTGCAGAAGCAGCCAATTTGAGATCTTCCAGTAATGCAAACATGCCTCCAGTTATTGAGGTTGATGAATCTTCTCCTCAACCGCCACATGATACCGGAGATGACAATGCTAGGGCAAGACAGCTAGAAGCAGATGAACTTATGGCTCGTCAACTTCAAGAACAACTTTATAATGAGATGCCTGCGTTTGGATTTCAAGAG ACTGATGAGCATGTAGCACTGGCCTTGCAGCGACAGGAAGGTCCAAGTCATGGTCATTCTCGAGGAAGGGCGCCAGTGTTCGATGTA AGATCAATGTCCAACTTGTTTAGACAATCTGCTTCTCGGTCTTCTTCAAATGCTCCTCGAAGAGGATATGTGGCTCGATCTCCACCATCAGGAAGAATGACTAGGCAAAGAGGTCGTTTTCCCGGGCAACCCCGGACCTTATCATCTTCGCGGCAGGGAAACTCCATGTTTCCTCCAGACATGGATATTGACATG AGAATGGAAATACTCGGAGCGCTAGAAGAGTTCAGTGACATGGGAATGAATGCCAGCATCCTTCACTCCAACCGTGATTTCAATGA GAACGATTATGAAATGTTGCTGGCTCTTGATGACAATAACAGTCAAGGTGGTGCATCTGGTCATCAGATTAATGGCCTCCCACAATCAACTGTTCAG ACTGATCACGAAGAAGCCTGTGCAGTCTGCCTCGAGACTCCAACTACCGGAGAGAAAATCCGCCACCTCccttgtttgcacaaatttcacAAAGAT TGTATTGATCCGTGGCTGAGGAGGAGATCATCTTGTCCAGTTTGCAAGTCATCCATAACATGA
- the LOC121802882 gene encoding putative vesicle-associated membrane protein 726, with protein sequence MGQQKLIYSLVARGTVVLADYTEFKGNFNTIASQYLQKLSASNNRFTYTCDDHTFNYLVDNGFTYCVVAVESAGRQLPIAFLERIKDDFTKKYGGGKALTASPNSLKREFGPKLKEQMQYCVDHPEEISQIAKVKAQVSEVKGVMMQNIEKVLDRGEKIELLVDKTDNLKSQAQDFRKQGTKMKRNMWIENMKIKLVVFGIVALLALLVALSVCPKFKC encoded by the exons ATGGGTCAGCAGAAATTAATCTACAGCCTTGTGGCGAGGGGAACCGTTGTTTTGGCCGATTACACTGAATTCAAGGGGAATTTCAACACCATTGCCTCTCAGTATCTGCAAAAGCTCTCTGCTTCAAACAACCGATTTACCTACACTTGCGATGACCACACCTTCAATTACCTCGTCGATAATGGCTTCA CTTATTGTGTTGTTGCTGTTGAATCTGCGGGCAGACAACTACCAATCGCCTTTCTGGAACGTATCAAGGATGATTTCACGAAGAAATATGGAGGCGGCAAAGCCTTGACTGCAAGCCCCAACAGCCTAAAAAGAGAGTTTGG GCCTAAATTGAAGGAGCAAATGCAGTACTGCGTTGATCATCCCGAAGAAATTAGCCAGATTGCTAAAGTGAAGGCTCAAGTCTCTGAGGTGAAAGGTGTGATGATGCAAAACATTGAGaag GTTCTTGACCGTGGAGAGAAGATCGAATTGCTTGTTGACAAGACTGATAATCTTAAATCACAG GCACAAGATTTCAGGAAGCAAGGGACGAAGATGAAGAGGAATATGTGGATTGAGAACATGAAGATCAAACTGGTGGTGTTTGGTATAGTCGCGCTTTTGGCTCTCCTGGTGGCTTTGTCCGTGTGTCCCAAATTCAAGTGTTGA
- the LOC121805992 gene encoding protein SULFUR DEFICIENCY-INDUCED 2, which yields MEKTKNSSSITANHVIHKLPSGDSPYVRAKYSQMVEKDLEGAVVLFWEAINAGDRVDSALKDMAVVMKQLDRAEEAIEVIKSFRDRCSKQAQESLDNVLIDLYKKCGKLDEQIELLKQKLRMICQGEAFNGKPTKTARSHGKKFQVTINQETSRILGNLGWAYMQLTNYTTAEVVYRKAQEIDPDANKACNLCLCLIKQERYDEANAVLEEVMIGTLPGSGDSKSRQRFEELLNEIEAYKSARFSLPSSGLSFEDTVIGGLNQLNNWNPNRTRRLPIFEEIISNRDQLAC from the exons ATGGAGAAGACGAAGAACAGTAGCAGCATAACAGCAAATCATGTAATCCATAAACTCCCATCCGGCGACAGTCCTTACGTCAGAGCCAAGTATTCTCAA ATGGTTGAGAAGGACCTAGAAGGTGCCGTGGTCTTGTTCTGGGAGGCGATAAATGCTGGAGACAGAGTAGATAGCGCACTGAAAGACATGGCAGTGGTTATGAAACAACTAGATAGAGCTGAAGAAGCTATTGAAGTTATTAAGTCGTTTAGAGATCGATGCTCCAAACAAGCCCAAGAATCACTGGATAATGTCCTTATTGATCTATACAAG AAATGCGGTAAACTAGATGAACAAATTGAGCTGCTGAAGCAGAAGTTGCGGATGATTTGTCAAGGAGAAGCCTTTAATGGAAAACCAACTAAAACAGCTCGTTCACATGGAAAGAAGTTTCAGGTCACTATTAACCAAGAGACATCCAGAATACTG GGAAACTTAGGTTGGGCATACATGCAGCTTACGAACTATACCACAGCTGAGGTAGTCTATCGAAAAGCCCAAGAAATAGACCCCGATGCAAACAAAGCCTGCAACTTGTGCCTCTGCCTTATAAAGCAAGAAAGATATGATGAGGCAAACGCAGTTCTTGAAGAGGTAATGATAGGCACACTTCCCGGTTCAGGAGATTCTAAATCGAGGCAGCGATTCGAAGAGCTCCTGAATGAGATTGAAGCATATAAATCTGCCAGATTTTCGTTGCCTTCTTCAGGTCTAAGTTTTGAAGATACCGTTATTGGCGGTCTTAATCAGTTGAACAACTGGAACCCAAATAGAACAAGAAGACTTCCCATTTTTGAAGAGATCATTTCAAATAGGGATCAATTAGCCTGTTGA
- the LOC121804590 gene encoding dihydroxy-acid dehydratase, chloroplastic-like produces the protein MQASFLLSPPPPPPIAAFKIHSPSSLPMKTPSPLTVRSSTTTETAVPPPPPAAATKLNKYSSRITEPKSQGGSQAVLYGVGLSDDDLKKPQIGISSVWYEGNTCNMHLLKLAEAVKEGVTEAGMVGFRFNTIGVSDAISMGTRGMCYSLQSRDLIADSIETVMSAQWYDGNISIPGCDKNMPGTIMAMGRLNRPSIMVYGGTIKPGHFQGHTYDIVSAFQVYGEYVSGSISDEERVNVLRNSCPGAGACGGMYTANTMASAIEAMGMSLPYSSSTPAEDTLKLDECRLAGKYLLDLIKMDLKPQDIITERSLRNAMVIVMALGGSTNAVLHLIAIAKSVGVELTLNDFQKVSDAVPFLADLKPSGKYVMEDVHKIGGTPAIIRFLLEQGFLDGDCITVTGQTLAENAKLYPSLPENQQIIRPLSNPIKETGHLQVLYGNLAPEGSVAKITGKEGLYFSGPALVFEGEESMIAALAENSSSFKGKVIIIRGEGPKGGPGMPEMLTPTSAIMGAGLGKEVALLTDGRFSGGSHGYVVGHICPEAQEGGPIGLVENGDVITIDIEKKRMDVDLTEAELNERRKKWTPPPYRATKGVLYKYIKNVQSASNGCVTDE, from the exons ATGCAGGCCTCCTTCCTCCTctcccctccccctccccctcccatcGCCGCCTTCAAAATCCACTCACCCTCCTCCCTTCCCATGAAAACCCCCTCTCCCCTCACCGTCcgctcctccaccaccaccgaaACCGCCGTacctccgccgccgcccgccgccGCGACAAAGCTGAACAAGTACAGCTCCAGAATCACGGAGCCGAAGTCGCAGGGCGGCTCTCAGGCGGTCCTCTACGGCGTGGGCCTCTCCGACGACGACCTCAAAAAGCCCCAAATTGGAATCTCCTCCGTCTGGTACGAGGGGAACACCTGCAATATGCATCTGCTGAAGCTCGCCGAGGCGGTGAAGGAGGGCGTGACGGAGGCCGGAATGGTGGGGTTTAGGTTCAACACGATTGGCGTCAGTGACGCTATCTCGATGGGGACGAGGGGGATGTGCTACAGTTTGCAGTCTAGGGATTTGATTGCTGATAGCATAGAGACTGTTATGTCTGCTCAGTGGTATGATGGCAACATTTCCATTCCCGGCTGTGACAAAAAT ATGCCTGGCACTATTATGGCTATGGGACGGCTGAACCGCCCTAGCATCATGGTTTATGGTGGTACGATTAAG CCAGGTCATTTTCAAGGTCACACGTACGACATAGTATCTGCCTTCCAG GTTTATGGAGAGTATGTGAGTGGTTCAATAAGTGATGAAGAAAGAGTGAATGTACTTCGTAATTCATGTCCTGGAGCTGGGGCTTGTGGTGGTATGTATACTGCAAATACAATGGCTTCAGCGATCGAGGCTATGGGGATGTCTCTTCCTTACAG TTCGTCAACCCCGGCTGAAGACACTTTAAAGTTGGATGAATGCCGCCTCGCAGGGAAATATTTGCTAGACTTGATCAAAATGGACTTGAAACCTCAGGATATCATCACTGAAAGATCATTGCGTAATGCAATGGTGATTGTCATGGCACTTGGTGGATCTACCAATGCAGTTTTGCATTTGATTGCCATAGCCAA GTCTGTTGGTGTGGAGTTAACTCTAAACGATTTCCAGAAGGTCAGTGATGCGGTTCCGTTCCTTGCAGATCTTAAACCTAGTGGTAAATATGTGATGGAGGATGTTCACAAG ATTGGAGGTACACCTGCAATCATTCGCTTTTTGCTGGAACAAGGGTTTTTGGATGGGGATTGTATTACAG TTACGGGCCAAACTTTGGCTGAGAATGCAAAGCTATATCCTTCCCTGCCTGAAAATCAG CAAATAATTAGACCCCTGTCGAACCCCATCAAAGAAACGGGTCACTTACAGGTATTATATGGCAATCTTGCGCCTGAAGGCTCTGTGGCTAAGATCACTGGGAAAGAGGGGTTGTACTTCTCTG GCCCTGCACTTGTATTTGAAGGAGAGGAATCTATGATTGCAGCTCTCGCTGAAAATTCATCTAGCTTCAag GGAAAGGTAATCATTATTCGAGGAGAAGGGCCCAAAGGTGGGCCAGGCATGCCCGAAATGCTAACCCCAACAAGTGCTATAATGGGTGCTGGACTTGGCAAG GAAGTTGCACTGCTGACAGATGGGAGGTTTTCTGGAGGTTCACATGGATATGTGGTGGGCCATATATGTCCCGAGGCACAG GAAGGTGGTCCAATTGGTCTGGTTGAGAACGGTGATGTGATCACCATAGATATCGAGAAGAAGAGAATGGATGTAGACCTAACAGAGGCAGAGTTGAATGAACGCAGAAAGAAGTGGACACCACCACCTTACAGAGCCACCAAGGGAGTTCTGTACAAG TATATCAAAAATGTACAATCGGCCTCAAATGGATGCGTGACTGATGAGTAG
- the LOC121805075 gene encoding uncharacterized protein LOC121805075 isoform X2 has translation MDHMDIDEILEVPDTPDRLAKNGANGKNGAKTENQRSSMPRRELMFPEEGSRDQPMIIDSGSRGLSLRPPKRPSIPKNSQFPNTSVSISLESSPSSRNSNLYRKGVAEKKPGYPTHDSMHKRMESVRPSHPSKSSSSFHDDDILELSEWSLHRPARKNASPSAIPGNNRTDFQKRSDLPNGTSSNDLSNLTNICCNGSEEKKKPSRGGLGINLGERVGSVGINKKKTENGGISSDPIALPRVSKQKRLVRNGCISPNNIAKAKQLVGNGVNSSVVVGHNTGPVAIDHNIGSRSSNPVPVSIDIRDLVAEDDYSNSRKGKRVISHPCSSRRLDLETKDLLGRNSVNPSEKAVESVDYNCDAGKSIEESAGWRSTRNRPRGMNDISSNDKEKNLNKEWVTPRLSFQQHETRSDRRGRGINLANCDNDSSFISSEHFHAQSVKESVSHPRARMGRLNEPHSAAGMLIKRQKQGSGFSSSGECSTSVSDNLDFVSLSSPAEAANLRSSSNANMPPVIEVDESSPQPPHDTGDDNARARQLEADELMARQLQEQLYNEMPAFGFQERQEGPSHGHSRGRAPVFDVRSMSNLFRQSASRSSSNAPRRGYVARSPPSGRMTRQRGRFPGQPRTLSSSRQGNSMFPPDMDIDMRMEILGALEEFSDMGMNASILHSNRDFNENDYEMLLALDDNNSQGGASGHQINGLPQSTVQTDHEEACAVCLETPTTGEKIRHLPCLHKFHKDCIDPWLRRRSSCPVCKSSIT, from the exons ATGGATCATATGGACATCGATGAGATACTTGAGGTTCCCGACACTCCTGATAGATTAGCTAAAAATGGAGCCAATGGGAAGAATGGTGCTAAAACTGAAAATCAGCGGTCATCAATGCCCCGTCGTGAGCTGATGTTTCCTGAAGAGGGTTCTAGAGATCAGCCAATGATCATTGACAGTGGAAGCCGAGGGTTGTCTTTGCGTCCTCCAAAACGTCCTAGCATCCCCAAGAATTCTCAGTTTCCCAATACGTCTGTGTCCATTTCCTTGGAAAGTTCACCATCATCTAGAAACAGTAACCTATACAGAAAAGGTGTGGCTGAGAAGAAACCCGGTTACCCTACCCATGATTCCATGCATAAACGTATGGAGTCCGTGAGACCATCACATCCTTCAAAATCTTCCTCATCTTTTCATGATGATGACATCTTAGAGCTATCAGAGTGGAGTTTGCATCGACCTGCTCGTAAGAATGCTTCCCCAAGTGCTATACCTGGAAACAATCGAACTGACTTCCAAAAGAGATCAGATTTACCTAATGGAACTTCTTCAAATGACCTATCAAATTTGACGAACATATGCTGTAATGGCAGTGAGGAGAAAAAGAAACCTAGCAGAGGTGGTCTGGGTATTAATTTGGGTGAAAGAGTGGGGTCTGTTGGtattaataagaaaaaaacTGAGAATGGTGGTATTTCTTCTGATCCTATTGCGCTGCCAAGAGTAAGTAAGCAAAAGAGATTGGTAAGAAATGGGTGTATATCTCCCAATAACATAGCTAAGGCTAAACAGTTGGTTGGCAATGGTGTTAACAGCTCTGTAGTTGTTGGACATAATACTGGCCCTGTAGCTATTGATCATAATATTGGCTCTAGGTCATCTAATCCAGTACCCGTTTCAATTGATATAAGGGATTTGGTTGCTGAAGATGATTATTCTAACTCACGAAAGGGAAAAAGGGTGATAAGTCACCCTTGTTCGTCCAGGAGACTTGATTTGGAAACCAAGGATTTGCTTGGCAG GAACTCCGTGAATCCCAGTGAGAAGGCTGTAGAATCGGTTGATTACAATTGTGACGCAGGTAAAAGCATTGAAGAATCAGCTGGATGGAGGAGTACGCGTAATCGGCCTAGAGGAATGAATGATATATCATCCAATGATAAggaaaaaaatttgaataagGAGTGGGTGACCCCAAGATTGTCATTTCAGCAACATGAgactagatcagatagaagaggaAGAGGCATAAATCTTGCTAATTGTGACAATGACTCAAGTTTCATCTCGTCCGAGCATTTTCATGCTCAATCTGTAAAGGAATCAGTATCCCATCCTAGAGCTCGAATGGGACGACTAAATGAGCCTCATTCTGCTGCAGGCATGCTTATTAAAAGGCAGAAGCAGGGATCTGGCTTCAGTAGTTCTGGTGAATGTTCCACATCAGTCTCCGACAATCTAGATTTTGTTTCGCTTAGTTCACCTGCAGAAGCAGCCAATTTGAGATCTTCCAGTAATGCAAACATGCCTCCAGTTATTGAGGTTGATGAATCTTCTCCTCAACCGCCACATGATACCGGAGATGACAATGCTAGGGCAAGACAGCTAGAAGCAGATGAACTTATGGCTCGTCAACTTCAAGAACAACTTTATAATGAGATGCCTGCGTTTGGATTTCAAGAG CGACAGGAAGGTCCAAGTCATGGTCATTCTCGAGGAAGGGCGCCAGTGTTCGATGTA AGATCAATGTCCAACTTGTTTAGACAATCTGCTTCTCGGTCTTCTTCAAATGCTCCTCGAAGAGGATATGTGGCTCGATCTCCACCATCAGGAAGAATGACTAGGCAAAGAGGTCGTTTTCCCGGGCAACCCCGGACCTTATCATCTTCGCGGCAGGGAAACTCCATGTTTCCTCCAGACATGGATATTGACATG AGAATGGAAATACTCGGAGCGCTAGAAGAGTTCAGTGACATGGGAATGAATGCCAGCATCCTTCACTCCAACCGTGATTTCAATGA GAACGATTATGAAATGTTGCTGGCTCTTGATGACAATAACAGTCAAGGTGGTGCATCTGGTCATCAGATTAATGGCCTCCCACAATCAACTGTTCAG ACTGATCACGAAGAAGCCTGTGCAGTCTGCCTCGAGACTCCAACTACCGGAGAGAAAATCCGCCACCTCccttgtttgcacaaatttcacAAAGAT TGTATTGATCCGTGGCTGAGGAGGAGATCATCTTGTCCAGTTTGCAAGTCATCCATAACATGA